One window from the genome of Pseudomonas sp. L5B5 encodes:
- a CDS encoding LLM class flavin-dependent oxidoreductase — protein MPREIRLNAFDMNCVGHQSPGLWAHPRDRSWQYKDLEYWTDLAKILEKGKFDGLFIADVLGIYDVYHGNGEAAIRQATQVPVNDPLQLIPPMAVVTEHLGFGLTASLSFEHPYPFARRLSTLDHLTKGRAGWNIVTSYLESGARNIGQQAQTEHDARYDYAEEYLEVCYKLWEGSWEEGAVLRDRERRIFSDPSKIHEIRHVGKHFQVPGIHLCEPSPQRTPVLYQAGASSRGKQFAAEQAECVFVAAPSKVLLKKTVADIRRRAAEAGRDPSKVLIFNLQTVILGETDARAKAKFEEYKTWVSYEGAMALISGWTGIDFSRFRPDEPLQHVHTNAIQSAVEAFSTADPNKVWTPHELADWVGIGGFGPLFVGGPETVADLLQEWVEETDVDGFNLAYALTHETFVEAVELLVPELQKRGAYKTDYAPGTLREKLFGAGPRLPEGHPGSAWRTLGGQRQVVAAAEPARLRPVAQQP, from the coding sequence ATGCCCCGGGAAATCCGCCTCAACGCCTTTGACATGAACTGTGTCGGCCATCAGTCTCCCGGGCTCTGGGCCCATCCCCGCGACCGCTCCTGGCAATACAAGGACCTGGAGTACTGGACCGACCTGGCGAAGATCCTCGAGAAGGGCAAGTTCGATGGCCTGTTCATTGCCGATGTGCTGGGCATCTACGACGTCTATCACGGCAATGGCGAGGCGGCGATCCGCCAGGCCACCCAGGTACCGGTGAACGATCCGTTGCAGCTGATTCCGCCGATGGCCGTGGTCACCGAGCACCTGGGATTCGGCCTCACCGCGTCGCTGTCCTTCGAGCACCCGTATCCCTTCGCCCGGCGCCTGTCCACCCTCGATCACCTGACCAAGGGCCGCGCCGGCTGGAACATCGTCACCTCCTACCTGGAGAGCGGCGCGCGCAACATCGGGCAGCAGGCCCAGACCGAGCACGATGCGCGCTACGACTACGCCGAGGAGTACCTGGAGGTTTGCTACAAGCTCTGGGAGGGCAGTTGGGAGGAGGGCGCGGTCCTGCGTGACCGCGAGCGGCGGATCTTCAGCGACCCGAGCAAGATCCACGAGATCCGCCACGTCGGCAAACACTTCCAGGTCCCGGGCATCCACCTGTGCGAGCCGTCGCCGCAGCGTACCCCGGTGCTCTACCAGGCCGGTGCTTCCAGCCGGGGCAAGCAGTTCGCGGCCGAGCAGGCCGAATGCGTGTTCGTTGCCGCGCCGTCCAAGGTGCTGCTCAAGAAAACCGTGGCCGACATCCGCCGTCGGGCTGCCGAGGCCGGGCGTGATCCGTCCAAGGTGCTGATCTTCAATTTGCAGACGGTGATCCTCGGCGAGACCGACGCGCGGGCCAAGGCCAAGTTCGAGGAATACAAGACCTGGGTCAGCTATGAGGGAGCCATGGCGCTGATTTCCGGGTGGACCGGCATCGACTTCAGTCGGTTCCGCCCCGACGAGCCGCTCCAGCATGTGCACACCAATGCCATCCAGTCGGCGGTGGAGGCGTTTTCCACGGCGGACCCGAACAAGGTCTGGACGCCCCACGAGCTGGCAGACTGGGTCGGCATCGGTGGATTCGGCCCGTTGTTCGTCGGTGGGCCCGAGACGGTGGCCGACCTGCTTCAGGAGTGGGTCGAGGAAACCGACGTGGACGGTTTCAACCTGGCCTATGCCTTGACCCATGAAACCTTTGTCGAAGCGGTGGAACTGTTGGTGCCGGAGTTGCAGAAACGCGGCGCGTACAAGACCGACTACGCCCCGGGCACCCTGCGCGAGAAGCTGTTCGGCGCCGGCCCCCGGTTACCCGAAGGCCATCCGGGCAGCGCCTGGCGCACCCTCGGAGGCCAACGCCAGGTGGTAGCCGCTGCCGAACCTGCGAGGCTGCGACCGGTCGCGCAGCAGCCCTAG
- a CDS encoding AMP-binding protein has protein sequence MHRYESLRHWARVRPLHNALRHKRQGHWYGWRWIDVLRDVERLADSLRQHGLDHRSRLVLSGPFEPDLLLLALAAQSLGAEVASIDDQLPPDGLRQCLWRLRPSHVLVDTSQQLQDWLAASDNGVAPRLLIVRHPGLGPVGLRRSWLAFSELAGSRGGSRCHVHWCRLANAVQLWSEEGTHWQGGLEVLLGQWLGSGHSLAFPESRRSAARDRRQVAPSGLLLSPPRLQRLAEEIEGYLAPRDSWRQRLWAWAASHPHSARARLLEHPMRWHLGFGRLRFVWQPVQSRRPAPAWITRFEREPG, from the coding sequence ATGCACAGGTACGAGTCGCTACGCCATTGGGCCCGGGTGCGGCCGCTGCACAATGCCCTGCGGCACAAGCGCCAGGGCCACTGGTACGGCTGGCGCTGGATCGATGTGCTGCGCGATGTCGAACGCCTGGCCGACAGCCTGCGCCAGCATGGCCTGGACCACCGGTCTCGACTGGTTCTGAGCGGGCCGTTCGAGCCAGACCTGCTGCTCCTGGCCCTGGCGGCTCAAAGCCTTGGGGCCGAGGTGGCGAGCATCGACGATCAGCTGCCGCCCGATGGGTTGCGCCAATGCTTGTGGCGCCTGCGGCCCAGTCATGTACTGGTCGATACTAGCCAGCAGTTGCAGGACTGGTTGGCTGCCAGCGACAACGGTGTGGCCCCGCGTTTGCTGATCGTCCGCCATCCCGGGCTTGGGCCGGTGGGCCTGCGGCGGTCCTGGCTGGCCTTCAGCGAGCTGGCGGGAAGCCGTGGCGGGTCTCGGTGCCATGTCCATTGGTGCCGGCTGGCCAACGCTGTCCAGCTCTGGAGCGAGGAGGGCACGCACTGGCAGGGCGGCCTGGAGGTGCTGCTCGGGCAATGGCTGGGCAGCGGCCACAGCCTGGCCTTTCCCGAGAGCCGCCGTTCGGCTGCCCGCGACCGGCGTCAAGTGGCGCCCAGTGGCCTGCTGTTGTCGCCACCACGCTTGCAGCGCCTGGCAGAGGAGATCGAGGGTTACCTGGCGCCCCGGGACAGCTGGCGCCAGCGGTTGTGGGCGTGGGCGGCCAGCCATCCGCACAGCGCCCGGGCACGGCTTCTTGAACACCCGATGCGGTGGCACCTGGGGTTTGGCCGCCTGCGTTTCGTCTGGCAGCCCGTGCAGTCCCGACGGCCAGCGCCGGCCTGGATCACGCGATTTGAACGCGAGCCCGGGTAG
- a CDS encoding FAD/NAD(P)-binding protein, with product MNQIPTGQPGPANRDAEILIVGGGLSGASLAAQLLRLPGQRRILVIEPRAELGRGEAYSATELGHTLNGNAARMSIDPDNADDLTQWLAGHIAEGGWPESRRQPVPISELFPPRGLFGVYVQQRLAEARAAGLDQGSTLGHVQAEVVDLESAHDGVLLTLADGRRLRGAVAVLATGMFPAARTRQTQSSGLNAAALDPWDVSAMARLDPLSTVLIIGSGLTMVDAVVSLEQAGHRGPIEVFSRHGLLPHVRRQPPAWVDFLGQAPEIRSPRQLLHALRRQCREAQSRGIDWQAPLDTVRVHIPRLWSQASDLQRRQFVRHVRPWWESHHHRSPPLSDELVRRLQAQGRLRIHAASYQGLEPGIDGRLAISLRYRGHWETARVQGDALINSSGIEYDWRRVDRPLPRQLLARGLVRPGPLALGISADPRGAVHDAQGQAAPRLFALGPPLRGLWWESTAVTDVALQAKALAACLAGLSL from the coding sequence ATGAACCAGATCCCTACCGGGCAGCCGGGCCCTGCCAACCGCGACGCCGAGATCCTGATCGTCGGCGGCGGCTTGAGTGGTGCCTCGCTGGCTGCACAACTGCTGCGCCTGCCGGGCCAGCGCCGAATCCTGGTGATCGAGCCCCGCGCCGAGCTGGGGCGTGGCGAGGCCTACAGCGCCACCGAACTGGGCCACACGCTCAATGGCAACGCGGCGCGCATGAGCATCGATCCGGACAACGCCGATGACCTGACCCAGTGGCTTGCCGGGCACATTGCCGAGGGGGGCTGGCCCGAATCGCGTCGCCAGCCGGTGCCCATCAGCGAACTGTTCCCGCCCCGGGGGCTGTTCGGGGTCTATGTCCAGCAACGCCTGGCCGAGGCCCGGGCGGCCGGCCTGGATCAGGGCTCGACGCTGGGTCATGTGCAAGCCGAGGTGGTGGACCTGGAAAGCGCCCACGATGGCGTCTTGCTGACCCTGGCCGATGGCCGCCGGCTGCGAGGGGCGGTGGCAGTGTTGGCCACCGGCATGTTTCCCGCCGCCCGTACCCGGCAAACCCAATCCAGTGGCCTCAACGCCGCGGCCCTGGACCCTTGGGACGTAAGCGCGATGGCTCGCCTGGACCCCTTGTCCACGGTGCTGATCATCGGCTCCGGGCTGACCATGGTCGATGCCGTGGTGTCGCTGGAGCAGGCGGGGCATCGAGGTCCCATCGAAGTGTTCTCCCGCCATGGGCTACTGCCTCACGTGCGCCGCCAACCGCCGGCCTGGGTCGATTTCCTGGGCCAGGCCCCGGAGATCCGCAGCCCTCGCCAGTTGCTGCATGCGCTGCGGCGCCAATGCCGTGAGGCTCAGTCCCGGGGCATCGACTGGCAGGCTCCGCTGGATACGGTGCGGGTGCATATTCCTCGGCTGTGGAGCCAGGCCAGCGACCTGCAGCGCCGGCAGTTTGTGCGTCACGTGCGGCCCTGGTGGGAGAGCCATCACCATCGCTCGCCACCCTTGAGCGATGAGCTGGTGCGGCGCCTGCAGGCCCAGGGTCGCCTGCGAATCCACGCCGCCAGCTACCAGGGGCTGGAGCCGGGCATCGATGGACGCCTGGCGATCAGCCTGCGTTATCGCGGCCACTGGGAGACCGCCCGGGTCCAGGGGGATGCGCTGATCAACTCCAGTGGCATCGAGTACGACTGGCGCCGGGTGGATCGGCCCTTGCCTCGGCAACTGCTGGCCCGGGGCCTGGTGCGGCCGGGTCCGCTGGCGCTGGGCATCAGTGCCGATCCGCGTGGTGCGGTGCACGATGCCCAGGGACAGGCTGCCCCGCGGCTGTTTGCCCTGGGCCCGCCGCTGCGTGGCCTGTGGTGGGAAAGCACCGCGGTCACCGACGTCGCCCTGCAGGCCAAGGCCCTGGCCGCATGCCTGGCCGGATTGTCCTTGTAG